A window from Phalacrocorax aristotelis chromosome 5, bGulAri2.1, whole genome shotgun sequence encodes these proteins:
- the QSER1 gene encoding glutamine and serine-rich protein 1 isoform X1 has protein sequence MMDRNYPTTPSFPDPLAPAAAQPAASWAYERGAGSLKPSLSYGGGHSSHSETDLHRQTYTASHQLSGYSTTHHPAGMHSSTATELFVTGALPTSGTFPPTSALSAYQHPNTFSSRNFATTPSLTLQDTTFSATSNGLLTTHDPLLQIKTSQGTVPTPLTFERLGSSVLSTSIPPQSSTYRSAQESAPHLLQPQFSLLPSTLGGAQQVSQAYSTSVFTGSTASIDRALQRECSVIKHHQRPSSTQSVQAQLTVSQHSLHSYLTSTSGVNFQDTSRHSALSCSPVGDVTQVSNGGPQQKASQVTVELAQSYTSAIPSPGFPSASTAKVKNCSMKQPPRSTKTPKPQSVAPAVQTQSYAKTAQNQSSVVAGQAQIYSTAQLPSLLSVSQSQNYVSSQAQNVPPVSHSQDFSTSKVEKLPSLYKTLTFSGQSQAITSDSQTLTYSSEEQVLTSVPNENYSGQTRELSSVSQSQSYSSGHSQGLSPVSQSQVSFSSQSQVLSAVSPSESYSSGQSLTLTSPSLSFNASPRIQTLPASSPNQSYISLHSSQNSQSQESSSPQSQKFLPCVQSPPFASPAHSQALQNNRPPSETKSYVKRKSDSNLYASSKQEEELSMQDMQALQQQASLESSTQRLTDEEINAQDASYRVSKADDRYSQSVIRSNSRLEDQVVGLTLQGTKKDERMVNSVEQLSQHIGHITSLSHDIKKTANLMQTTQVTVSAKELNQQHSLMHKVHESKAHEQQGQVISQVQPHALRHGHQLCLPSAQVLLESACDLQILHQSILQSGLGQAKASPQVQRIQSPQQVTHPFLQMDGHIIQSNGSHSQQQLHTQNSEVMKMDISGPSKPLQQHLTTKDHFTQTNQHDSKNQFVSLSSICFPESILLSDERNILSNVDDILAATAAACGVTPSDFAKSASNEEEIQSVENREESKTQFRTMDVRHVSSGFSASPAIVGKPASIGNISLNGGQITINLTPVSTIQTKAVNLDQQHLETSDQNVPARMTSPTLGSGQEEQEQGSASVKKQSSISHESEEDNDASADGILNARETEFVSSGKSLSEESAASENDFNMGGDDGTVASNQSKCPLQPLSVPHSGDGTIGRAEEECQDLTQGNLQKKKSKGKSQNKNAAEDDSAIQKQVKRSGQCKLQNSRGNDSCLTYSSPVSESCYDTYQHQERMRQKIKEVEEKQPEVKTGFIASFLDFLKSGPRQQFSAPAVRMPNRTRRPVTQIVRAPCLQSSAKPQPAAAAAAAAAAAEVSGESPTKKVDEELKKNLETLPSFSSDEDDSVGGNHDLQKSISTALSALDDTSDRKNKSEAEKVAVLTAAAAATTAVIKQESPQTTAPVVNAQEKMNPADPLKVAQQDAVTSDQLAKIQATVAIEGCTDEEDTDSGGEGMYRERDEFVVKIEDIETLKVALQTGKEPPAIWKVQKALLQKFVPEVRDGQREFAATNSYLGYFGDAKTKYKRVYVKFIENANKKEYVRVCSKKPRSKPVQSARTIHCKPSSSNNKPPDPPAPKPTATKVSSVKPKAKQPKVKAEPPPKKRKKWKEEFSSSQSDSSPEAQSDEDELVPPAPLVTRFLNTRAMKETFKSYMELLVSIALDPDTMQALEKSNDELLLPHMRKIDGMLNDNRKRLLSKLRLDHTFKNALENFPELTVITRDSKTKSGGTSVSKIKMNGKAYNKKTLRASKSTTKIAQEFTVDPEKIQLYSLYHSLHHYKYHIYLTCKDEISSVQKKSADLGQEEIVQLCMKNIKWVEDLFEKFGELLNRVQQKCS, from the exons CTTAAGCTATGGAGGAGGACATTCATCACATTCAGAAACAGATCTTCACAGACAGACATACACAGCTTCTCATCAGCTCTCTGGATACTCTACTACACACCATCCTGCTG gtatGCATTCGTCAACAGCCACAGAACTATTTGTTACTGGAGCTTTGCCAACCTCTGGAACATTTCCACCAACATCTGCTTTATCAGCATATCAGCATCCCAACACTTTCAGCAGTAGAAACTTTGCTACTACTCCTTCTCTTACTCTTCAGGATACTACTTTCAGTGCTACGTCAAATGGTCTCTTAACTACCCATGATCCTTTATTACAGATTAAAACGTCACAAGGCACTGTTCCAACTCCTTTGACATTTGAGCGCCTAGGCAGTTCTGTTTTAAGTACCAGCATACCACCTCAGTCATCAACATATCGTTCTGCTCAAGAATCTGCACCCCATCTTTTGCAACCTCAATTTAGTTTGTTGCCTTCAACTCTTGGAGGAGCTCAGCAGGTTTCTCAGGCATATAGCACATCTGTCTTTACTGGTTCTACTGCTTCTATTGATAGAGCACTTCAGCGAGAATGTAGTGTTATTAAACACCATCAGCGGCCTTCAAGTACTCAGTCTGTTCAGGCTCAACTGACTGTTTCACAGCATTCCTTACACAGCTATTTAACGAGTACAAGTGGTGTTAATTTTCAGGATACATCTAGGCACTCAGCATTATCCTGCAGTCCAGTTGGAGATGTTACTCAGGTGAGCAATGGAGGACCACAGCAGAAGGCTTCTCAAGTCACGGTAGAACTTGCTCAGTCATACACATCTGCAATTCCCTCACCTGGTTTTCCATCTGCTTCCACAGCAAAAGTGAAAAACTGTTCCATGAAGCAGCCTCCCAGGTCAACGAAGACCCCCAAACCTCAAAGTGTAGCTCCTGCTGTGCAGACACAAAGCTATGCCAAAACTGCACAAAACCAGAGTTCTGTCGTTGCAGGCCAAGCACAGATCTATTCTACAGCACAGCTCCCAAGCCTCTTGTCAGTCAGCCAGTCCCAAAACTATGTTTCATCCCAGGCTCAGAATGTGCCACCTGTCAGTCACTCACAGGATTTCTCAACCAGCAAGGTTGAGAAGCTGCCCTCACTGTATAAAACATTGACTTTTTCTGGGCAATCACAAGCTATTACTTCTGATAGTCAAACTCTGACTTACTCCTCAGAGGAACAGGTATTGACTTCAGTTCCAAATGAGAACTACTCTGGGCAAACAAGGGAACTTTCTTCAGTCAGTCAATCTCAGAGCTATTCTTCTGGTCACTCTCAGGGTTTATCTCCAGTTAGCCAATCCCaagttagtttttcatctcAATCACAAGTTTTATCAGCTGTTAGTCCTTCAGAAAGCTATTCTTCAGGACAGTCATTAACATTAACATcaccttctctttcctttaatGCCTCTCCTCGGATACAAACTCTTCCAGCCTCAAGTCCTAACCAGAGCTACATTTCTTTACATTCTTCTCAGAACTCTCAGTCTCAAGAATCCTCCTCACCGCAGTCTCAAAAGTTTTTGCCATGTGTTCAGTCTCCTCCTTTTGCATCCCCAGCTCATTCACAGGCACTGCAGAACAACAGGCCTCCCTCGGAAACAAAGTCATACGTTAAAAGGAAGTCTGACTCTAATTTGTATGCCTCATCAAAACAAGAGGAGGAATTATCAATGCAGGATATGCAGGCATTGCAACAGCAAGCTTCTCTTGAATCTTCTACTCAAAGGCTAACCGATGAGGAAATCAATGCTCAGGATGCATCCTATAGGGTCTCAAAAGCAGATGACAGATACTCTCAAAGTGTAATCAGAAGTAACTCTCGTCTTGAAGATCAAGTTGTCGGGCTTACTCttcaaggaacaaaaaaagatgaaagaatgGTCAATTCTGTGGAACAGCTTTCACAACATATTGGCCATATCACTAGCCTAAGCCATGATATAAAAAAGACAGCTAATTTAATGCAAACAACCCAAGTAACTGTGAGTGCTAAAGAACTAAACCAGCAACATTCTCTTATGCATAAGGTACATGAAAGTAAAGCTCACGAGCAGCAAGGCCAAGTCATTTCGCAGGTTCAACCTCATGCTTTAAGACATGGTCATCAGCTGTGTTTGCCCAGTGCACAGGTACTTCTGGAGTCAGCctgtgacttgcagattcttcATCAGTCAATACTGCAGTCGGGTTTAGGACAAGCTAAGGCATCACCACAAGTGCAAAGAATACAGAGTCCTCAACAAGTGACTCATCCATTCCTTCAGATGGATGGCCATATTATTCAAAGTAATGGGAGTCATTCTCAGCAACAGCTTCATACTCAGAATTCAGAAGTAATGAAAATGGACATTTCCGGGCCCTCAAAACCACTACAGCAACATTTGACAACAAAAGATCATTTTACTCAGACAAATCAACACGATTCAAAGAATCAGTTTGTTTCTCTAAGTTCAATATGTTTCCCAGAATCTATACTTCTCAGTGATGAAAGGAATATATTATCCAATGTAGATGACATCttggcagcaacagcagcagcttgtgGAGTGACACCATCTGACTTTGCCAAATCAGCTTCTAATGAAGAGGAAATACAGTCTGTTGAAAACAGGGAGGAGTCTAAAACACAGTTCCGAACAATGGATGTAAGACATGTGTCTTCTGGTTTCAGCGCCTCACCTGCTATAGTCGGAAAGCCAGCAAGCATAGGTAATATATCTCTGAATGGAGGCCAAATTACTATAAATCTTACACCAGTGTCAACAATACAGACAAAAGCTGTAAACCTTGATCAACAACACCTTGAAACTTCTGATCAAAATGTACCAGCGAGGATGACCTCTCCAACCCTTGGCTCTGGCCAAGAGGAGCAAGAACAAGGGTCTGCTTCAGTTAAGAAACAATCTAGCATCAGTCACGAGTCTGAAGAAGACAATGATGCTTCTGCTGATGGTATACTGAATGCAAGAGAGACAGAATTTGTTTCAAGCGGTAAGAGTCTAAGTGAAGAAAGTGCTGCTTCAGAGAATGATTTTAATATGGGTGGTGATGATGGCACAGTAGCAAGTAACCAGTCAAAGTGTCCATTGCAGCCACTATCTGTGCCCCACAGTGGAGACGGAACCATTGGTAGAGCTGAAGAAGAATGCCAAGATTTAACTCAAGGGaaccttcagaagaaaaaaagcaaaggaaaaagccaaaacaaaaatgctgcagaagatGACAGTGCGATTCAGAAACAGGTAAAAAGAAGTGGACAGTGTAAACTTCAAAATTCAAGAGGAAATGACTCATGTTTGACATACTCTTCTCCTGTTTCTGAAAGTTGTTATGATACTTACCAGCATCAGGAAAGAATGAGGcaaaaaattaaagaagttGAAGAAAAACAGCCTGAAGTTAAAACAGGATTTATCGCATCTTTTTTAGACTTTCTAAAGTCTGGGCCTAGGCAACAgttttcagctccagctgtacGAATGCCAAATAGGACTAGGCGACCAGTTACCCAAATAGTTCGCGCCCCTTGCCTGCAGTCCTCTGCAAAgcctcagccagcagcagcagcagcagcagcagctgcagctgctgaggtTAGTGGAGAAAGTCCAACCAAAAAAGTTGATGAAGAACTTAAGAAAAATTTAGAAACAttgccttcattttcttctgatgaGGATGATTCTGTGGGGGGTAACCATGATCTTCAGAAGAGCATCTCTACTGCATTGTCAGCCCTGGATGATACATCTGACAGAAAGAACAAATCAG aagctgaaaaagtagCAGTTCTTACTGCTGCAGCCGCCGCCACTACGGCTGTAATAAAGCAGGAATCTCCGCAGACAACTGCTCCTGTAGTCAATGCGCAGGAGAAAATGAATCCAGCTGACCCCTTAAAAGTAGCTCAACAGGATGCTGTGACTTCAGACCAATTGGCAAAAATACAGGCAACTGTTGCAATAGAAGGATGTACTGATGAGGAGGATACGGACAGCGGAGGAGAGGGCATGTATAGAGAACGTGATGAATTTGTAGTGAAGATTGAAGATATAGAGACATTAAAG GTTGCtttgcaaacaggaaaagagcCTCCAGCTATTTGGAAAGTACAGAAGGCTTTATTGCAAAAGTTTGTTCCTGAAGTGCGAGATGGACAGAGAGAGTTTGCTGCTACTAACAGT tatcTTGGGTATTTCGGGGatgcaaaaacaaaatataaaagagTGTATGTGAAGTTCattgaaaatgcaaacaaaaaggaatatGTCAGAGTATGTTCAAAAAAACCACGAAGCAAGCCTGTACAGTCAGCAag GACTATTCATTGCAAACCTAGTAGTAGCAACAACAAACCCCCTGATCCACCAGCGCCAAAACCAACTGCAACAAAAGTCTCTTCTGTGAAACCCAAAGCTAAACAGCCAAAGGTAAAGGCTGAACCACcaccaaagaaaaggaaaaagtggaaAGAAGAGTTTTCATCTTCCCAGTCTGATTCTTCACCTGAGGCCCAGAGTGATGAGGATG AGCTTGTACCTCCAGCTCCCCTTGTTACTCGCTTTTTGAATACAAGAGCTATGAAAGAGACTTTCAAGAGCTACATGGAGTTGCTTGTTAGCATTGCCTTGGATCCAGACACAATGCAAGCCTTGGAAAAGAGTAATG ATGAGCTACTTTTGCCTCACATGAGAAAAATTGATGGCATGCTGAATGACAATAGGAAAAGGCTGCTTTCCAAATTACGCTTGGATCATACTTTCaag AACGCTTTGGAAAACTTTCCTGAACTGACAGTGATCACTCGGGATTCTAAGACAAAAAGTGGAGGAACTTCTGTGTCTAAGATCAAAATGAATGGTAAAGCTTACAACAAGAAAACACTGAGGGCTTCTAAATCAACCACTAAAATAGCACAG GAGTTTACCGTAGAtccagaaaaaatacagttgtaTTCTTTGTATCACTCACTCCATCATTACAAATATCACATATATCTCACATGTAAAGATGAG atTTCCTCTGTTCAGAAGAAGAGTGCAGATCTAGGACAGGAAGAGATTGTTCAGCTGtgcatgaaaaatataaaatgggtGGAGGATCTTTTTGAAAAGTTTGGTGAACTTTTGAATCGTGTCCAGCAGAAATGCTCATAA
- the QSER1 gene encoding glutamine and serine-rich protein 1 isoform X3 — translation MMDRNYPTTPSFPDPLAPAAAQPAASWAYERGAGSLKPSLSYGGGHSSHSETDLHRQTYTASHQLSGYSTTHHPAGLSGIFDTSMHSAGSNTKETSSVMNFLSAIESRTAQAVSSGSTLLPQFRAPSWQTGMHSSTATELFVTGALPTSGTFPPTSALSAYQHPNTFSSRNFATTPSLTLQDTTFSATSNGLLTTHDPLLQIKTSQGTVPTPLTFERLGSSVLSTSIPPQSSTYRSAQESAPHLLQPQFSLLPSTLGGAQQVSQAYSTSVFTGSTASIDRALQRECSVIKHHQRPSSTQSVQAQLTVSQHSLHSYLTSTSGVNFQDTSRHSALSCSPVGDVTQVSNGGPQQKASQVTVELAQSYTSAIPSPGFPSASTAKVKNCSMKQPPRSTKTPKPQSVAPAVQTQSYAKTAQNQSSVVAGQAQIYSTAQLPSLLSVSQSQNYVSSQAQNVPPVSHSQDFSTSKVEKLPSLYKTLTFSGQSQAITSDSQTLTYSSEEQVLTSVPNENYSGQTRELSSVSQSQSYSSGHSQGLSPVSQSQVSFSSQSQVLSAVSPSESYSSGQSLTLTSPSLSFNASPRIQTLPASSPNQSYISLHSSQNSQSQESSSPQSQKFLPCVQSPPFASPAHSQALQNNRPPSETKSYVKRKSDSNLYASSKQEEELSMQDMQALQQQASLESSTQRLTDEEINAQDASYRVSKADDRYSQSVIRSNSRLEDQVVGLTLQGTKKDERMVNSVEQLSQHIGHITSLSHDIKKTANLMQTTQVTVSAKELNQQHSLMHKVHESKAHEQQGQVISQVQPHALRHGHQLCLPSAQVLLESACDLQILHQSILQSGLGQAKASPQVQRIQSPQQVTHPFLQMDGHIIQSNGSHSQQQLHTQNSEVMKMDISGPSKPLQQHLTTKDHFTQTNQHDSKNQFVSLSSICFPESILLSDERNILSNVDDILAATAAACGVTPSDFAKSASNEEEIQSVENREESKTQFRTMDVRHVSSGFSASPAIVGKPASIGNISLNGGQITINLTPVSTIQTKAVNLDQQHLETSDQNVPARMTSPTLGSGQEEQEQGSASVKKQSSISHESEEDNDASADGILNARETEFVSSGKSLSEESAASENDFNMGGDDGTVASNQSKCPLQPLSVPHSGDGTIGRAEEECQDLTQGNLQKKKSKGKSQNKNAAEDDSAIQKQVKRSGQCKLQNSRGNDSCLTYSSPVSESCYDTYQHQERMRQKIKEVEEKQPEVKTGFIASFLDFLKSGPRQQFSAPAVRMPNRTRRPVTQIVRAPCLQSSAKPQPAAAAAAAAAAAEVSGESPTKKVDEELKKNLETLPSFSSDEDDSVGGNHDLQKSISTALSALDDTSDRKNKSEAEKVAVLTAAAAATTAVIKQESPQTTAPVVNAQEKMNPADPLKVAQQDAVTSDQLAKIQATVAIEGCTDEEDTDSGGEGMYRERDEFVVKIEDIETLKVALQTGKEPPAIWKVQKALLQKFVPEVRDGQREFAATNSYLGYFGDAKTKYKRVYVKFIENANKKEYVRVCSKKPRSKPVQSARTIHCKPSSSNNKPPDPPAPKPTATKVSSVKPKAKQPKVKAEPPPKKRKKWKEEFSSSQSDSSPEAQSDEDELVPPAPLVTRFLNTRAMKETFKSYMELLVSIALDPDTMQALEKSNDELLLPHMRKIDGMLNDNRKRLLSKLRLDHTFKNALENFPELTVITRDSKTKSGGTSVSKIKMNGKAYNKKTLRASKSTTKIAQEFTVDPEKIQLYSLYHSLHHYKYHIYLTCKDEISSVQKKSADLGQEEIVQLCMKNIKWVEDLFEKFGELLNRVQQKCS, via the exons CTTAAGCTATGGAGGAGGACATTCATCACATTCAGAAACAGATCTTCACAGACAGACATACACAGCTTCTCATCAGCTCTCTGGATACTCTACTACACACCATCCTGCTG GTCTTTCAGGAATATTTGATACCAGTATGCACAGTGCTGGGAGTAACACTAAGGAAACTTCTTCAGTTatgaattttctctctgctatTGAGTCTCGTACCGCTCAGGCAGTCTCTTCAGGATCTACCCTTTTACCACAATTCAGGGCTCCTTCCTGGCAGACAG gtatGCATTCGTCAACAGCCACAGAACTATTTGTTACTGGAGCTTTGCCAACCTCTGGAACATTTCCACCAACATCTGCTTTATCAGCATATCAGCATCCCAACACTTTCAGCAGTAGAAACTTTGCTACTACTCCTTCTCTTACTCTTCAGGATACTACTTTCAGTGCTACGTCAAATGGTCTCTTAACTACCCATGATCCTTTATTACAGATTAAAACGTCACAAGGCACTGTTCCAACTCCTTTGACATTTGAGCGCCTAGGCAGTTCTGTTTTAAGTACCAGCATACCACCTCAGTCATCAACATATCGTTCTGCTCAAGAATCTGCACCCCATCTTTTGCAACCTCAATTTAGTTTGTTGCCTTCAACTCTTGGAGGAGCTCAGCAGGTTTCTCAGGCATATAGCACATCTGTCTTTACTGGTTCTACTGCTTCTATTGATAGAGCACTTCAGCGAGAATGTAGTGTTATTAAACACCATCAGCGGCCTTCAAGTACTCAGTCTGTTCAGGCTCAACTGACTGTTTCACAGCATTCCTTACACAGCTATTTAACGAGTACAAGTGGTGTTAATTTTCAGGATACATCTAGGCACTCAGCATTATCCTGCAGTCCAGTTGGAGATGTTACTCAGGTGAGCAATGGAGGACCACAGCAGAAGGCTTCTCAAGTCACGGTAGAACTTGCTCAGTCATACACATCTGCAATTCCCTCACCTGGTTTTCCATCTGCTTCCACAGCAAAAGTGAAAAACTGTTCCATGAAGCAGCCTCCCAGGTCAACGAAGACCCCCAAACCTCAAAGTGTAGCTCCTGCTGTGCAGACACAAAGCTATGCCAAAACTGCACAAAACCAGAGTTCTGTCGTTGCAGGCCAAGCACAGATCTATTCTACAGCACAGCTCCCAAGCCTCTTGTCAGTCAGCCAGTCCCAAAACTATGTTTCATCCCAGGCTCAGAATGTGCCACCTGTCAGTCACTCACAGGATTTCTCAACCAGCAAGGTTGAGAAGCTGCCCTCACTGTATAAAACATTGACTTTTTCTGGGCAATCACAAGCTATTACTTCTGATAGTCAAACTCTGACTTACTCCTCAGAGGAACAGGTATTGACTTCAGTTCCAAATGAGAACTACTCTGGGCAAACAAGGGAACTTTCTTCAGTCAGTCAATCTCAGAGCTATTCTTCTGGTCACTCTCAGGGTTTATCTCCAGTTAGCCAATCCCaagttagtttttcatctcAATCACAAGTTTTATCAGCTGTTAGTCCTTCAGAAAGCTATTCTTCAGGACAGTCATTAACATTAACATcaccttctctttcctttaatGCCTCTCCTCGGATACAAACTCTTCCAGCCTCAAGTCCTAACCAGAGCTACATTTCTTTACATTCTTCTCAGAACTCTCAGTCTCAAGAATCCTCCTCACCGCAGTCTCAAAAGTTTTTGCCATGTGTTCAGTCTCCTCCTTTTGCATCCCCAGCTCATTCACAGGCACTGCAGAACAACAGGCCTCCCTCGGAAACAAAGTCATACGTTAAAAGGAAGTCTGACTCTAATTTGTATGCCTCATCAAAACAAGAGGAGGAATTATCAATGCAGGATATGCAGGCATTGCAACAGCAAGCTTCTCTTGAATCTTCTACTCAAAGGCTAACCGATGAGGAAATCAATGCTCAGGATGCATCCTATAGGGTCTCAAAAGCAGATGACAGATACTCTCAAAGTGTAATCAGAAGTAACTCTCGTCTTGAAGATCAAGTTGTCGGGCTTACTCttcaaggaacaaaaaaagatgaaagaatgGTCAATTCTGTGGAACAGCTTTCACAACATATTGGCCATATCACTAGCCTAAGCCATGATATAAAAAAGACAGCTAATTTAATGCAAACAACCCAAGTAACTGTGAGTGCTAAAGAACTAAACCAGCAACATTCTCTTATGCATAAGGTACATGAAAGTAAAGCTCACGAGCAGCAAGGCCAAGTCATTTCGCAGGTTCAACCTCATGCTTTAAGACATGGTCATCAGCTGTGTTTGCCCAGTGCACAGGTACTTCTGGAGTCAGCctgtgacttgcagattcttcATCAGTCAATACTGCAGTCGGGTTTAGGACAAGCTAAGGCATCACCACAAGTGCAAAGAATACAGAGTCCTCAACAAGTGACTCATCCATTCCTTCAGATGGATGGCCATATTATTCAAAGTAATGGGAGTCATTCTCAGCAACAGCTTCATACTCAGAATTCAGAAGTAATGAAAATGGACATTTCCGGGCCCTCAAAACCACTACAGCAACATTTGACAACAAAAGATCATTTTACTCAGACAAATCAACACGATTCAAAGAATCAGTTTGTTTCTCTAAGTTCAATATGTTTCCCAGAATCTATACTTCTCAGTGATGAAAGGAATATATTATCCAATGTAGATGACATCttggcagcaacagcagcagcttgtgGAGTGACACCATCTGACTTTGCCAAATCAGCTTCTAATGAAGAGGAAATACAGTCTGTTGAAAACAGGGAGGAGTCTAAAACACAGTTCCGAACAATGGATGTAAGACATGTGTCTTCTGGTTTCAGCGCCTCACCTGCTATAGTCGGAAAGCCAGCAAGCATAGGTAATATATCTCTGAATGGAGGCCAAATTACTATAAATCTTACACCAGTGTCAACAATACAGACAAAAGCTGTAAACCTTGATCAACAACACCTTGAAACTTCTGATCAAAATGTACCAGCGAGGATGACCTCTCCAACCCTTGGCTCTGGCCAAGAGGAGCAAGAACAAGGGTCTGCTTCAGTTAAGAAACAATCTAGCATCAGTCACGAGTCTGAAGAAGACAATGATGCTTCTGCTGATGGTATACTGAATGCAAGAGAGACAGAATTTGTTTCAAGCGGTAAGAGTCTAAGTGAAGAAAGTGCTGCTTCAGAGAATGATTTTAATATGGGTGGTGATGATGGCACAGTAGCAAGTAACCAGTCAAAGTGTCCATTGCAGCCACTATCTGTGCCCCACAGTGGAGACGGAACCATTGGTAGAGCTGAAGAAGAATGCCAAGATTTAACTCAAGGGaaccttcagaagaaaaaaagcaaaggaaaaagccaaaacaaaaatgctgcagaagatGACAGTGCGATTCAGAAACAGGTAAAAAGAAGTGGACAGTGTAAACTTCAAAATTCAAGAGGAAATGACTCATGTTTGACATACTCTTCTCCTGTTTCTGAAAGTTGTTATGATACTTACCAGCATCAGGAAAGAATGAGGcaaaaaattaaagaagttGAAGAAAAACAGCCTGAAGTTAAAACAGGATTTATCGCATCTTTTTTAGACTTTCTAAAGTCTGGGCCTAGGCAACAgttttcagctccagctgtacGAATGCCAAATAGGACTAGGCGACCAGTTACCCAAATAGTTCGCGCCCCTTGCCTGCAGTCCTCTGCAAAgcctcagccagcagcagcagcagcagcagcagctgcagctgctgaggtTAGTGGAGAAAGTCCAACCAAAAAAGTTGATGAAGAACTTAAGAAAAATTTAGAAACAttgccttcattttcttctgatgaGGATGATTCTGTGGGGGGTAACCATGATCTTCAGAAGAGCATCTCTACTGCATTGTCAGCCCTGGATGATACATCTGACAGAAAGAACAAATCAG aagctgaaaaagtagCAGTTCTTACTGCTGCAGCCGCCGCCACTACGGCTGTAATAAAGCAGGAATCTCCGCAGACAACTGCTCCTGTAGTCAATGCGCAGGAGAAAATGAATCCAGCTGACCCCTTAAAAGTAGCTCAACAGGATGCTGTGACTTCAGACCAATTGGCAAAAATACAGGCAACTGTTGCAATAGAAGGATGTACTGATGAGGAGGATACGGACAGCGGAGGAGAGGGCATGTATAGAGAACGTGATGAATTTGTAGTGAAGATTGAAGATATAGAGACATTAAAG GTTGCtttgcaaacaggaaaagagcCTCCAGCTATTTGGAAAGTACAGAAGGCTTTATTGCAAAAGTTTGTTCCTGAAGTGCGAGATGGACAGAGAGAGTTTGCTGCTACTAACAGT tatcTTGGGTATTTCGGGGatgcaaaaacaaaatataaaagagTGTATGTGAAGTTCattgaaaatgcaaacaaaaaggaatatGTCAGAGTATGTTCAAAAAAACCACGAAGCAAGCCTGTACAGTCAGCAag GACTATTCATTGCAAACCTAGTAGTAGCAACAACAAACCCCCTGATCCACCAGCGCCAAAACCAACTGCAACAAAAGTCTCTTCTGTGAAACCCAAAGCTAAACAGCCAAAGGTAAAGGCTGAACCACcaccaaagaaaaggaaaaagtggaaAGAAGAGTTTTCATCTTCCCAGTCTGATTCTTCACCTGAGGCCCAGAGTGATGAGGATG AGCTTGTACCTCCAGCTCCCCTTGTTACTCGCTTTTTGAATACAAGAGCTATGAAAGAGACTTTCAAGAGCTACATGGAGTTGCTTGTTAGCATTGCCTTGGATCCAGACACAATGCAAGCCTTGGAAAAGAGTAATG ATGAGCTACTTTTGCCTCACATGAGAAAAATTGATGGCATGCTGAATGACAATAGGAAAAGGCTGCTTTCCAAATTACGCTTGGATCATACTTTCaag AACGCTTTGGAAAACTTTCCTGAACTGACAGTGATCACTCGGGATTCTAAGACAAAAAGTGGAGGAACTTCTGTGTCTAAGATCAAAATGAATGGTAAAGCTTACAACAAGAAAACACTGAGGGCTTCTAAATCAACCACTAAAATAGCACAG GAGTTTACCGTAGAtccagaaaaaatacagttgtaTTCTTTGTATCACTCACTCCATCATTACAAATATCACATATATCTCACATGTAAAGATGAG atTTCCTCTGTTCAGAAGAAGAGTGCAGATCTAGGACAGGAAGAGATTGTTCAGCTGtgcatgaaaaatataaaatgggtGGAGGATCTTTTTGAAAAGTTTGGTGAACTTTTGAATCGTGTCCAGCAGAAATGCTCATAA